One region of Citrus sinensis cultivar Valencia sweet orange chromosome 6, DVS_A1.0, whole genome shotgun sequence genomic DNA includes:
- the LOC102613067 gene encoding uncharacterized protein LOC102613067, with product MASRRNVQYSRLSTDDDDEYDGSRSRRYDPRFDYSPKAFDKIPWKSIALALFLLCLGLLLLFLSLFIFTGHMGGETAQAFGLLVLGILAFLPGFYETRIAYYSWRGAEGYRFASIPDY from the exons ATGGCGTCTCGGCGCAATGTTCAATACAGCAGACTTTCAActgatgacgatgatgaatATGATGGTAGTAGGAGTCGACGTTACGATCCTAGATTTGATTATTCCCCAAAAGCCTTTGATAAGATCCCATGGAAGTCCATTGCTCTTGCCCTTTTCTtgctttgtcttggattgttgcttctctttctttccttgTTCATCTTCACTGGTCACATGGGTGGAGAGACGGCCCAAGCTTTTGGTCTGCTCGTCCTTGGAATCCTTGCGTTCCTCCCAG GCTTCTATGAGACCAGGATAGCATATTACTCCTGGAGGGGTGCTGAAGGATACCGCTTTGCTTCCATTCCTGATTACTGA
- the LOC102613679 gene encoding BAG family molecular chaperone regulator 8, chloroplastic isoform X1 has translation MASHNHHHHHHHHQQQLNCAGGTTNCCCSSCCSHPSPQPTEPLLQAIASQLFQQQQHQQQPGSCCQGRTHITRQSQNFRQKIQNFHHHQQEKFVLSSLLSRIDALEASLQNFSLSSTSFSLRDMAARVIQTHFRAFLVRRSRTLRKLKELALIKSAFNSLKSSVSNKTHFDFHVVSQKALDLLLILDSLQGGDPMIRDGKRSVSKDLIKFLEFVDGFVAKRHEISTKAAKNVRFVGNSIKPRNFRTNGGYLSGDQAEVMSKVRDRIEKIHAFSRVIKSEYEDVELESFHEVIDGDDEEENPSVYGSKNGVLVKRYVVAQPKVKKNVTFAENGNVYRFIDNGNGKSNGSISSGDGTLTDESASSDGNGQGIEVKEINDLPKETEDEKELYFENGVWMQSPDGERNPRRSMKAEGRNEIDGDYKVEDGQFVFSAPMPVKMESRADLMKKRKALKIVA, from the exons ATGGCCTCTCAcaatcaccaccaccaccatcaccatcaccaGCAGCAGCTGAACTGCGCTGGAGGCACCACCAACTGTTGCTGCAGCAGCTGTTGCAGCCACCCTTCTCCTCAGCCAACGGAGCCACTTCTCCAAGCCATTGCCTCTCAACTCTTCCAACAACAACAGCACCAGCAACAGCCAGGATCTTGTTGCCAAGGCCGGACTCACATAACTCGTCAAAGTCAAAATTTTCgccaaaaaattcaaaattttcatcatcaccaacaagaaaaattcgttCTTTCATCTCTTCTTAGCCGTATTGATGCTCTCGAAGCCTCCCTGCAAAACTTTTCTTTATCCTCcacatctttttctttaagaGATATGGCAGCTCGTGTGATTCAAACCCATTTTCGGGCATTTCTTGTGAGGAGATCCAGAACCCTTAGGAAGCTCAAAGAGCTTGCTTTGATCAAATCTGCCTTCAACTCTCTTAAATCATCGGTTTCCAACAAAACGCATTTTGATTTTCATGTTGTTTCTCAGAAAGCCTTGGACTTGCTTCTCATACTTGACTCTCTTCAG GGTGGTGATCCAATGATCAGAGATGGGAAAAGGTCGGTAAGCAAAGATTTGATTAAGTTTTTGGAGTTTGTTGATGGGTTTGTTGCGAAAAGGCATGAAATTTCAACTAAAGCCGCTAAGAATGTCAGATTTGTTGGGAATAGTATTAAACCTAGGAATTTTAGGACTAATGGAGGATATTTGAGTGGGGATCAGGCTGAAGTAATGAGCAAGGTGAGGGACAGAATTGAAAAGATACATGCGTTTTCGAGGGTTATTAAAAGTGAGTATGAAGATGTGGAGCTCGAAAGTTTTCATGAAGTtattgatggtgatgatgaggAAGAAAACCCTAGCGTTTACGGAAGCAAAAATGGGGTTTTGGTGAAAAGGTATGTTGTGGCTCAACCTAAAGTGAAGAAAAATGTGACCTTTGCAGAGAATGGGAATGTGTATAGGTTTATTGACAATGGCAATGGCAAGTCAAATGGGTCAATTTCAAGTGGGGACGGTACTTTAACTGATGAAAGTGCTTCAAGTGATGGTAATGGACAGGGCATTGAAGTTAAAGAGATTAACGATTTACCTAAGGAGACTGAGGATGAGAAGGAGTTGTACTTCGAAAATGGAGTATGGATGCAGAGCCCTGATGGAGAAAGAAACCCCAGAAGAAGTATGAAGGCTGAAGGTAGAAATGAGATTGATGGGGACTATAAAGTTGAAGATGGGCAGTTTGTGTTCTCTGCTCCAATGCCCGTGAAGATGGAATCCAGAGCTGATttgatgaagaagagaaagGCGTTGAAGATTGTCGCATAA
- the LOC102615430 gene encoding probable galacturonosyltransferase 14 isoform X1: MQLHFSPSMRSITILSSNSNNGGFIDLMKIKVAARHLSYRTLFHTILILAFLLPFVFILTALVTLEGVDKCSSFDCLGRRLGPRLLGRVDDSERLVKDFYKVLNQVDTEEIPDGLKLPDSFSELVSEMKNNQYDAKTFGFMLRAMMEKFEREIRESKFAELMNKHFAASSIPKGIHCLSLRLTDEYSSNAHARRQLPSPELLPLLSDNSYHHFILSTDNILAASVVVTSAVQSSLKPEKIVFHVITDKKTYAGMHSWFALNPVSPAIVEVKGIHQFDWLTRENVPVLEAVENHDGIRNYYHGNHVAGANLSDTTPRTFASKLQARSPKYISLLNHLRIYIPELFPHLDKVVFLDDDIVIQRDLSPLWEIDLGGKVNGAVETCRGEDEWVMSKRFRNYFNFSHPLIAKHLDPEECAWAYGMNIFDLRAWRKTNIRETYHSWLKENLKSNLTMWKLGTLPPALIAFKGHVHPIDPSWHLLGLGYQNKTSIESVKKAAVIHYNGQSKPWLQIGFEHLRPFWAKYVNYSNDFVRNCHILET, from the exons ATGCAGCTTCACTTCTCGCCTAGTATGAGAAGCATCACGATATTGTCAAGCAATAGTAACAATGGAGGGTTTATTGACTTGATGAAGATCAAGGTCGCAGCTCGCCACCTCTCTTATAGGACTCTTTTTCATACCATTCTTATTCTTGCTTTCCTGTTGCCATTTGTCTTCATTCTCACTGCTCTTGTTACCCTTGAAGGTGTTGACAAGTGCTCCTCATTTG ATTGTTTAGGTAGGCGGTTGGGACCAAGGCTTCTTGGAAGGGTTGATGATTCAGAG AGACTGGTTAAAGACTTCTACAAAGTCCTTAATCAAGTTGATACTGAGGAAATCCCAGATGGTCTAAAGCTTCCAGATTCTTTTAGTGAACTTGTTTCTGAAATGAAGAACAACCAGTATGATGCAAAGACATTTGGTTTCATGTTAAGAGCAATG ATGGAGAAATTCGAAAGAGAAATTAGGGAATCTAAGTTTGCAGAGCTGATGAATAAGCACTTCGCTGCAAGTTCCATTCCTAAAGGCATCCACTGTCTCTCACTGCGTTTGACTGATGAATATTCCTCTAATGCTCACGCACGCAGACAATTGCCTTCTCCTGAGTTGCTCCCTCTGCTTTCTGACAACTCTTACCACCACTTCATCCTATCAACTGATAACATTTTGGCTGCTTCTGTTGTTGTTACTTCTGCTGTGCAGTCCTCTCTAAAACCTGAAAAGATAGTCTTCCATGTCATCACAGACAAGAAAACTTATGCAGGTATGCATTCATGGTTTGCATTGAACCCGGTCTCTCCTGCTATTGTTGAAGTGAAAGGCATTCACCAGTTTGACTGGTTAACAAGAGAGAACGTTCCCGTTCTTGAAGCTGTTGAGAACCATGATGGGATCAGGAATTATTACCATGGAAATCATGTTGCTGGGGCAAATCTTAGTGATACAACTCCACGAACTTTTGCTTCAAAATTGCAAGCTAGGAGTCCAAAGTACATATCATTACTCAACCATCTCCGCATATACATACCAGAG CTATTTCCACACCTCGACAAGGTGGTCTTTTTAGATGATGATATTGTAATCCAGCGTGATTTGTCTCCTCTTTGGGAAATTGATCTTGGTGGAAAGGTTAATGGAGCTGTAGAAACTTGCAGAGGTGAAGATGAGTGGGTAATGTCTAAGCGGTTTAGAAACTACTTCAATTTTTCCCATCCGCTCATAGCAAAGCATTTGGATCCTGAAGAATGTGCCTGGGCTTATGGAATGAACATATTTGATCTACGTGCTTGGAGGAAGACAAATATAAGAGAAACCTACCATTCCTGGCTGAAAgag AACCTGAAGTCTAATCTCACGATGTGGAAGCTTGGAACTTTACCACCTGCTTTGATAGCATTTAAAGGCCATGTTCATCCAATTGATCCCTCGTGGCACTTGCTTGGCTTGGGCTATCAGAATAAGACCAGCATTGAGAGTGTGAAAAAGGCTGCAGTAATCCACTACAATGGCCAGTCAAAACCATGGCTGCAAATAGGGTTTGAGCATCTCCGGCCTTTTTGGGCCAAATATGTCAACTACTCCAATGATTTTGTGAGGAACTGCCACATCCTGGAGACATAG
- the LOC102615430 gene encoding probable galacturonosyltransferase 14 isoform X2, which translates to MQLHFSPSMRSITILSSNSNNGGFIDLMKIKVAARHLSYRTLFHTILILAFLLPFVFILTALVTLEGVDKCSSFDCLGRRLGPRLLGRVDDSERLVKDFYKVLNQVDTEEIPDGLKLPDSFSELVSEMKNNQYDAKTFGFMLRAMMEKFEREIRESKFAELMNKHFAASSIPKGIHCLSLRLTDEYSSNAHARRQLPSPELLPLLSDNSYHHFILSTDNILAASVVVTSAVQSSLKPEKIVFHVITDKKTYAGMHSWFALNPVSPAIVEVKGIHQFDWLTRENVPVLEAVENHDGIRNYYHGNHVAGANLSDTTPRTFASKLQARSPKYISLLNHLRIYIPELFPHLDKVVFLDDDIVIQRDLSPLWEIDLGGKVNGAVETCRGEDEWVMSKRFRNYFNFSHPLIAKHLDPEECAWAYGMNIFDLRAWRKTNIRETYHSWLKEDGHLWMEFEISDMILE; encoded by the exons ATGCAGCTTCACTTCTCGCCTAGTATGAGAAGCATCACGATATTGTCAAGCAATAGTAACAATGGAGGGTTTATTGACTTGATGAAGATCAAGGTCGCAGCTCGCCACCTCTCTTATAGGACTCTTTTTCATACCATTCTTATTCTTGCTTTCCTGTTGCCATTTGTCTTCATTCTCACTGCTCTTGTTACCCTTGAAGGTGTTGACAAGTGCTCCTCATTTG ATTGTTTAGGTAGGCGGTTGGGACCAAGGCTTCTTGGAAGGGTTGATGATTCAGAG AGACTGGTTAAAGACTTCTACAAAGTCCTTAATCAAGTTGATACTGAGGAAATCCCAGATGGTCTAAAGCTTCCAGATTCTTTTAGTGAACTTGTTTCTGAAATGAAGAACAACCAGTATGATGCAAAGACATTTGGTTTCATGTTAAGAGCAATG ATGGAGAAATTCGAAAGAGAAATTAGGGAATCTAAGTTTGCAGAGCTGATGAATAAGCACTTCGCTGCAAGTTCCATTCCTAAAGGCATCCACTGTCTCTCACTGCGTTTGACTGATGAATATTCCTCTAATGCTCACGCACGCAGACAATTGCCTTCTCCTGAGTTGCTCCCTCTGCTTTCTGACAACTCTTACCACCACTTCATCCTATCAACTGATAACATTTTGGCTGCTTCTGTTGTTGTTACTTCTGCTGTGCAGTCCTCTCTAAAACCTGAAAAGATAGTCTTCCATGTCATCACAGACAAGAAAACTTATGCAGGTATGCATTCATGGTTTGCATTGAACCCGGTCTCTCCTGCTATTGTTGAAGTGAAAGGCATTCACCAGTTTGACTGGTTAACAAGAGAGAACGTTCCCGTTCTTGAAGCTGTTGAGAACCATGATGGGATCAGGAATTATTACCATGGAAATCATGTTGCTGGGGCAAATCTTAGTGATACAACTCCACGAACTTTTGCTTCAAAATTGCAAGCTAGGAGTCCAAAGTACATATCATTACTCAACCATCTCCGCATATACATACCAGAG CTATTTCCACACCTCGACAAGGTGGTCTTTTTAGATGATGATATTGTAATCCAGCGTGATTTGTCTCCTCTTTGGGAAATTGATCTTGGTGGAAAGGTTAATGGAGCTGTAGAAACTTGCAGAGGTGAAGATGAGTGGGTAATGTCTAAGCGGTTTAGAAACTACTTCAATTTTTCCCATCCGCTCATAGCAAAGCATTTGGATCCTGAAGAATGTGCCTGGGCTTATGGAATGAACATATTTGATCTACGTGCTTGGAGGAAGACAAATATAAGAGAAACCTACCATTCCTGGCTGAAAgag GATGGTCATCTATGGATGGAGTTTGAAATATCTGACATGATTCTGGAGTAA
- the LOC102615155 gene encoding pentatricopeptide repeat-containing protein At5g39350 yields MNGPSHHTLPKTTHLVIKLVQQYAATKSIAGTKQLHAFIITSGPLFTHLRSSLIRAYGHVSNVRILFDEMSERSSFLYNTVMKMYAQNGASHDSLKMFLGMLRLGEYNPDNYTYPIVIKACTDLAWRKLGIALHGRVLITGFDMDTFVGNCLIAMYMNFGEVKAARKVFDAMWEHSVVSWNTLISGYFKNAYAKEALVVFDWMLKSGVEPDCASVVSVLPACGYLKEIEMGRMIHELVAGGRLGKNIAAWNALVDMYVKCGSVNEARLVFDRMSERDVVTWTSMINGYALNGDVRNALGLFQLMQFEGVRPNSLTIGSLLSACSSLYYLKRGRSLHAWTIKQNLECEVIVETALIDMYAKCNLVKLSFQVFARTSKKKTVPWNAILAGCVHNGLARKAVELFRQMLVEVVEPNDATLNSLLPAYAILADLQQAMNIHCYLIRYGFLSVVEVSTGLIDIYSKCGSLESAHKIFSEIPIKDKDIVVWSVIIAGYGMHGHGETAVSLFKEMVQSGVQPNEVTFTSALHACSHGGLLDEGLDLFNFMLENHQTCSRADHYTCIVDLLGRAGRLDEACDLIRTMPLKPTHAVWGALLGACVIHGNVELGEVAAKWLFELEPENPGNYVLLSKLYSAVRRWKDAENVRDVMDEKGLRKAPAHSLIESPCSTDWLKESLSSINNYVRGMRMAPYLYRR; encoded by the exons ATGAATGGCCCATCTCACCATACACTGCCAAAAACTACGCACCTTGTGATAAAACTCGTGCAACAATATGCAGCCACCAAATCCATCGCAGGAACCAAGCAACTACATGCATTTATTATCACCTCAGGCCCCTTATTTACCCACCTTCGCTCAAGTCTCATACGCGCGTATGGTCATGTCTCCAATGTACGTATATTGTTCGACGAAATGTCTGAACGAAGTTCGTTCTTGTATAACACTGTGATGAAAATGTACGCACAAAATGGGGCTTCTCATGATTCGCTTAAAATGTTTCTCGGTATGCTTAGGTTAGGAGAATATAACCCGGATAATTATACTTACCCTATTGTTATTAAGGCTTGCACTGACTTGGCTTGGCGCAAATTAGGCATTGCTTTACATGGGAGGGTTTTAATAACTGGTTTTGACATGGACACATTTGTGGGGAATTGTCTGATTGCAATGTATATGAATTTTGGGGAGGTCAAGGCAGCCAGGAAGGTGTTCGATGCAATGTGGGAGCATAGTGTGGTGTCATGGAATACTCTGATAAGTGGGTATTTTAAGAACGCGTATGCGAAGGAAGCTTTGGTGGTTTTTGATTGGATGTTGAAGAGTGGGGTGGAGCCTGATTGTGCCAGTGTGGTCTCTGTGTTGCCCGCGTGTGGTTATTTGAAGGAAATTGAAATGGGGAGAATGATTCATGAACTGGTGGCCGGTGGACGGTTAGGGAAGAATATTGCTGCTTGGAATGCATTGGTGGATATGTATGTGAAATGTGGTAGTGTAAATGAGGCGCGGTTGGTTTTTGATAGGATGAGTGAGAGGGATGTTGTTACTTGGACTTCGATGATAAATGGGTATGCTTTGAATGGTGATGTGAGGAATGCATTGGGGCTTTTTCAATTGATGCAGTTTGAAGGCGTAAGACCAAATTCTTTGACCATAGGATCTCTTCTTTCTGCTTGTTCCAGTTTATATTATCTGAAGCGTGGACGGTCTTTGCATGCGTGGACGATAAAGCAGAACCTTGAGTGTGAGGTTATTGTGGAAACTGCATTGATAGATATGTATGCTAAATGCAACCTTGTTAAACTTAGTTTCCAAGTGTTTGCAAGaacatcaaagaagaaaacagtGCCATGGAATGCGATTCTGGCTGGGTGTGTTCACAATGGGCTTGCAAGAAAAGCTGTAGAACTTTTCAGACAAATGCTGGTGGAAGTAGTAGAACCAAATGATGCTACCTTAAATAGTCTTCTTCCGGCATATGCCATTCTTGCAGATCTGCAGCAAGCAATGAATATTCACTGTTACCTGATAAGATATGGATTTCTTTCAGTCGTAGAAGTTTCAACTGGGCTTATTGATATATATTCTAAATGTGGAAGTCTAGAATCTGCGCACAAGATTTTCAGTGAGATTCCCATAAAGGACAAGGATATTGTGGTGTGGAGTGTAATAATTGCTGGCTATGGAATGCATGGACATGGTGAGACTGCTGTTTCACTTTTCAAAGAAATGGTTCAGTCAGGGGTGCAACCGAATGAAGTTACTTTTACTTCAGCGTTGCATGCGTGCAGCCATGGTGGTTTACTGGATGAGGGCTTGGATTTGTTCAATTTCATGCTTGAAAATCACCAAACATGCTCTCGTGCTGATCATTACACTTGCATTGTCGATCTTCTCGGTCGAGCTGGTCGACTTGATGAAGCTTGTGATCTGATTAGAACAATGCCTCTAAAGCCTACTCATGCTGTTTGGGGTGCACTACTTGGAGCTTGTGTAATACATGGGAATGTTGAGCTGGGAGAGGTAGCTGCAAAGTGGTTATTTGAGCTTGAACCGGAGAATCCGGGAAACTATGTACTGCTGTCAAAACTTTATTCTGCAGTACGAAGGTGGAAAGATGCAGAGAATGTGAGAGACGTGATGGATGAGAAAGGATTAAGAAAAGCTCCAGCTCACAGTTTAATTGAG AGTCCTTGCTCTACGGACTGGCTGAAGGAATCATTATCAAGCATCAATAATTATGTGCGAGGAATGAGAATGGCTCCATATCTTTATAGAAGATAA